A genomic segment from Alkalilimnicola ehrlichii MLHE-1 encodes:
- a CDS encoding motility protein A, which translates to MDKTTLLGLVSGITIIFAAIGLGSAPGEFLYLPALLIVFGGTLASTMIKFPFTHVANSFRVAGLAFVRQEEDPRRLILQVKELAKTARMKGLLALEDAEVENPFFRKGLQLCADGVEPELMHKVLKEDLEMSVERHDVGQRIFRAIGEAAPAFGMIGTLVGLVQMLAHLDDPAAIGPGMATALLTTLYGAMFAQLVALPIADKLELRAQNERANKMLILEGINCIRQGFNARMIEELLTAYLPTKTRGELAAMEEARTGEPQGEESR; encoded by the coding sequence TTGGATAAAACCACGCTGTTGGGGTTGGTCTCCGGCATCACTATCATCTTTGCCGCCATCGGCTTGGGTTCGGCGCCCGGGGAGTTTCTCTATCTACCGGCGCTGTTGATCGTATTCGGGGGCACGCTGGCCTCCACCATGATCAAGTTCCCGTTCACCCACGTGGCGAACTCCTTTCGGGTGGCCGGTCTCGCCTTCGTTCGCCAGGAGGAGGACCCCCGAAGGCTGATCCTGCAGGTCAAAGAGCTGGCCAAGACGGCGCGGATGAAGGGGCTCCTGGCGCTGGAGGATGCGGAGGTGGAGAACCCCTTTTTCCGCAAAGGGCTGCAGCTCTGCGCCGATGGTGTTGAGCCGGAGCTGATGCACAAGGTCCTGAAGGAGGACCTGGAAATGTCGGTGGAGCGCCACGACGTGGGCCAGCGGATCTTCCGCGCCATCGGCGAGGCGGCCCCGGCCTTCGGCATGATCGGTACGCTGGTGGGCCTGGTGCAGATGCTGGCGCATCTGGATGACCCGGCGGCCATCGGGCCGGGTATGGCCACCGCACTGCTCACCACCCTTTACGGCGCCATGTTCGCCCAGCTTGTCGCCTTGCCCATCGCCGACAAGCTGGAGCTGAGGGCGCAGAACGAAAGGGCCAACAAGATGCTGATCCTCGAGGGTATCAATTGCATTCGCCAGGGCTTCAACGCCCGGATGATCGAGGAACTGCTGACCGCCTATCTGCCCACCAAGACCCGCGGTGAGCTGGCAGCGATGGAAGAGGCCCGCACCGGGGAACCGCAGGGCGAGGAGAGCCGCTAA
- a CDS encoding flagellar motor protein MotB: protein MAKRRPPPAWITTFADLMALLVVFFVMLFAFSSLDAEKYRLAAQSIRAAFGPQLTEGDPSPSPSPIDFDGGSPVDPSLLEDLLDAVPDPIDQITAELQEQLEGELGEGLLEVERLDENVLIRFPEKAAFPSGSADVNASFLPILHTVAGVLAGQGGTIRVSGHTDDVPIDTERFRSNWELSTARATEVVHLLLEAAPIEPGRFIAQGHADTRPLRPNTSPENRARNRRVDVLITGLDDWNRWGPPAEQPVLDVVPEAMQAPPPAPR from the coding sequence ATGGCCAAGCGACGCCCGCCGCCGGCCTGGATCACCACGTTTGCCGATCTGATGGCGCTGCTGGTGGTGTTCTTCGTCATGCTGTTCGCCTTCTCCTCGCTGGATGCGGAGAAGTACCGGCTGGCCGCTCAGTCCATCCGAGCGGCCTTCGGTCCGCAGTTGACCGAGGGCGACCCGAGCCCCAGCCCCAGTCCCATCGATTTTGACGGCGGCTCGCCCGTCGATCCGAGCCTGCTGGAGGACCTGCTGGACGCCGTCCCGGACCCCATCGATCAGATCACCGCCGAGCTCCAGGAGCAGTTGGAGGGGGAATTGGGTGAGGGCCTGCTGGAGGTGGAGCGCCTGGACGAGAACGTGCTGATCCGGTTCCCGGAAAAGGCCGCCTTCCCCTCCGGCAGCGCCGACGTGAACGCCTCCTTCCTGCCGATCCTGCACACGGTGGCCGGGGTGCTGGCCGGGCAGGGCGGGACAATCCGGGTCTCCGGGCATACCGACGACGTGCCCATCGACACCGAGCGGTTCCGCTCCAACTGGGAACTGTCCACCGCCCGGGCGACCGAGGTGGTGCACTTGTTGCTGGAGGCCGCGCCCATAGAGCCAGGGCGCTTCATCGCCCAGGGCCACGCCGACACCCGGCCACTGCGGCCGAACACCAGCCCGGAGAACCGGGCGCGCAACCGGCGGGTGGATGTGCTCATCACCGGGTTGGATGATTGGAACCGCTGGGGCCCGCCGGCGGAACAGCCGGTGCTGGATGTGGTTCCCGAGGCTATGCAGGCGCCGCCGCCGGCGCCTCGTTGA
- the dusB gene encoding tRNA dihydrouridine synthase DusB, translated as MNIGPWKLSGRVLLAPMAGITDLPFRQLCRQWGAALAVSEMLSADPTLRKTRKSQWRATLADDECPRVAQIAGADPVALAEAARYNVQRGAQVIDINMGCPAKKVCNRMAGSALLADEPLVRRILTAVVSAVEVPVTLKYRTGPSPERRNAVAIARMAEDAGVAALTLHGRTRVQAYQGQAEYRSVEAVCRAVDIPVVANGDIDSPDKARQVLDETGADAVMVGRAAQGRPWLFQAIHTYLETGTRVATPSLAVRKQTLLTHLREIHRFYGDWMGPRIARKHIKWYLQALQVDRCHVQPLMQPTAPEAQRVAVADCLSRLNEAPAAAPA; from the coding sequence ATGAACATCGGCCCTTGGAAACTCTCCGGCCGGGTGCTGCTCGCACCCATGGCCGGCATCACCGACCTCCCCTTTCGTCAGCTCTGTCGCCAATGGGGTGCCGCCCTCGCGGTTTCGGAGATGCTGTCCGCCGATCCAACCCTGCGCAAGACGCGCAAGAGCCAATGGCGCGCCACCCTCGCCGACGACGAGTGCCCACGGGTGGCGCAGATCGCGGGCGCGGATCCGGTCGCCCTAGCGGAGGCGGCCCGCTACAACGTACAGCGGGGCGCCCAGGTCATCGACATCAACATGGGCTGTCCGGCAAAGAAGGTCTGCAATCGCATGGCCGGCTCCGCACTGCTCGCGGACGAGCCCCTGGTGCGCCGGATCCTGACCGCGGTCGTGTCCGCGGTGGAGGTCCCGGTCACCCTGAAGTATCGCACCGGTCCGTCGCCCGAGCGGCGCAATGCCGTGGCCATCGCCCGGATGGCGGAGGACGCCGGGGTGGCCGCACTGACGCTTCACGGCCGGACACGGGTCCAGGCCTACCAGGGTCAGGCCGAATACCGCAGCGTGGAGGCGGTCTGTCGGGCGGTGGACATCCCGGTCGTCGCCAACGGCGATATCGATAGCCCAGACAAGGCGCGGCAGGTGCTGGACGAAACCGGCGCCGATGCGGTCATGGTCGGGCGCGCGGCCCAGGGCCGACCCTGGCTCTTCCAGGCGATTCACACCTATCTGGAGACCGGTACGCGGGTCGCCACGCCTTCGCTGGCGGTGCGCAAGCAGACCCTGCTGACCCACCTGCGCGAGATTCATCGCTTTTACGGCGACTGGATGGGGCCCCGCATCGCGCGCAAGCACATCAAGTGGTATCTACAGGCTCTGCAGGTGGATCGGTGCCATGTGCAGCCACTGATGCAGCCCACTGCCCCGGAGGCGCAACGGGTGGCGGTTGCCGATTGCCTGTCACGGCTCAACGAGGCGCCGGCGGCGGCGCCTGCATAG
- a CDS encoding 2-hydroxyacid dehydrogenase, whose translation MRSAFLDRDSLDQGDLDLAPLEQALPDLRHYERTGAHEVADRIADLNAVVVNKVVLDEAALAAAPDLRLILVAATGTNNVDLAAARQRGITVCNCRGYGTDAVAQHTLGLMLALSTRLLDYHNAVQAGEWGRSEQFCLLDYPIQELSGRTLGLVGHGELGQRVAELARALGMTVKVAARPGGGPPALGRVPLEQLLPQVDVLTLHCPLTDATRNLIGAEALQRLPRHALLINCARGGIVDEQALADALRAGEIGGAGVDVLSEEPPVNGNPLLAGDIPNLIVTPHSAWGSREARQRIVMQLAEAARGYLDGHPVRVVSE comes from the coding sequence ATGCGTTCTGCCTTTCTGGACCGAGACTCGCTGGATCAGGGCGATCTGGACCTGGCGCCGTTGGAGCAGGCGCTGCCCGATCTGCGCCACTACGAGCGGACCGGGGCCCATGAGGTCGCCGACCGGATCGCGGACCTGAATGCCGTGGTCGTGAACAAGGTGGTGTTGGATGAGGCGGCCTTGGCCGCCGCACCCGACCTGCGGCTGATCCTGGTGGCGGCCACCGGCACCAATAACGTGGATCTGGCGGCGGCCCGGCAGCGGGGGATCACCGTGTGCAACTGCCGGGGCTATGGCACCGATGCGGTGGCCCAGCACACCCTTGGTCTGATGCTCGCCCTCAGCACCCGGCTGTTGGACTACCACAACGCCGTGCAGGCGGGGGAGTGGGGCCGGAGCGAACAGTTCTGTTTACTCGATTACCCTATCCAGGAGCTCTCCGGGCGGACCCTCGGGTTGGTGGGCCACGGCGAGCTGGGCCAGCGGGTCGCGGAGCTGGCCCGGGCCCTGGGGATGACCGTCAAGGTGGCCGCGCGGCCGGGCGGCGGACCGCCGGCACTTGGGCGCGTGCCGCTGGAGCAGCTTCTGCCCCAGGTGGATGTCTTGACCCTGCACTGCCCGCTGACGGATGCCACCCGTAACCTGATCGGGGCGGAGGCCCTCCAGCGCCTGCCCCGCCACGCCCTGTTGATCAATTGCGCGCGGGGCGGCATCGTCGATGAACAGGCGCTGGCCGATGCCCTGCGTGCGGGGGAGATCGGCGGGGCCGGGGTCGATGTGCTGTCGGAGGAGCCGCCGGTCAACGGCAATCCGCTCCTGGCCGGCGACATCCCCAACCTCATTGTTACCCCCCATTCGGCCTGGGGCAGCCGGGAGGCCCGGCAGCGGATCGTGATGCAACTGGCGGAGGCTGCCCGTGGCTATCTGGACGGGCATCCGGTGCGGGTGGTCAGCGAGTAG
- a CDS encoding cytochrome b, giving the protein MLRGNDLRYGWVARLFHWLMALLLLALFATGWWATELSYYDPLYNTVPHWHRSLGVLAGLLICLRLAWLLVDRRPPHPPQQPAWERLAAGATHWLLYGLMIAVPVTGYLLSTADGRPVDVFGLFQVPALLPRSSGREEIAADLHYYLAFGGAWLVLLHIAAALKHALIDRDGVLRRMIG; this is encoded by the coding sequence ATGCTGCGAGGGAACGATCTACGCTACGGGTGGGTGGCCCGTCTCTTTCACTGGCTCATGGCGCTGCTGTTGCTGGCCCTGTTCGCGACCGGCTGGTGGGCCACGGAGTTGAGCTATTACGACCCGCTTTACAACACTGTGCCCCACTGGCATCGCTCGCTCGGGGTCCTGGCCGGGCTGCTGATTTGCCTGCGCCTGGCCTGGCTGCTGGTGGACCGGCGCCCCCCCCACCCGCCGCAGCAGCCGGCCTGGGAGCGGCTGGCGGCGGGTGCGACCCATTGGCTGCTCTATGGCCTGATGATCGCCGTACCGGTCACCGGGTACCTGCTCTCCACTGCCGACGGCCGGCCGGTGGACGTGTTCGGGCTGTTCCAGGTGCCGGCGCTGTTGCCGCGCAGCTCCGGGCGTGAGGAGATCGCCGCGGATCTGCACTACTATCTGGCCTTTGGCGGGGCCTGGCTGGTCCTGCTCCATATCGCCGCCGCGCTCAAGCATGCCCTGATCGACCGGGACGGCGTGCTGCGGCGTATGATCGGCTAG
- a CDS encoding efflux transporter outer membrane subunit: protein MRKAITALAAVLILAGCAVGPDYQAPEMDLPEAWPESSLLADGERAAWVDWWKRFDDPTLNQLVERAVANNLDIRLQAARLEEARARLGMASAEQLPTVDLQAEAARERGPATLQPAFPGVEPRARTDNLFSVSGVLGYEIDLFGRLAREREAAEAFLLENVFSQDAVRLNLIADVVTTYFDLRAAQQQLAITENTLVSREETYALERVRYEAGETDELTLRQAEAELQSTRAEIPLRQEQVSTLEGVLGVLVGMSPAELMTLDEMDLGEYTPLEAIHLPEDLPATLPSELLERRPDVRAAEAELMAATAAIGVAQAERLPRLNLTALLGTAATDTSDLFTGAAETWGLGSSVAGPLFDFGRGRAGVEAAEAMAAQSRARYQATVISAFNEVRDALSLYRTSSQRAQAIRAQVAAVERTSQLAELRYQEGFIGFIEVLDAQRSLLAAELALAEAVRDQLNATATLFKALGGGWAQPDPPADDARDEPG, encoded by the coding sequence ATGCGTAAGGCGATAACCGCCCTGGCCGCAGTACTGATACTGGCCGGCTGCGCCGTCGGCCCAGACTACCAGGCCCCGGAAATGGACCTGCCGGAGGCCTGGCCCGAAAGCAGCCTGTTGGCCGATGGGGAGCGGGCGGCGTGGGTGGACTGGTGGAAGCGGTTCGACGACCCCACCCTCAACCAACTGGTCGAGCGGGCGGTGGCCAACAACCTGGACATCCGCCTGCAGGCGGCCCGTCTCGAGGAGGCCCGCGCCCGGTTGGGCATGGCCAGCGCGGAGCAACTGCCCACGGTCGACCTGCAGGCGGAGGCGGCGCGGGAGCGCGGCCCCGCCACCCTGCAGCCGGCGTTTCCGGGTGTGGAGCCGCGAGCCCGTACCGACAACCTGTTCTCGGTAAGCGGCGTGCTGGGTTATGAGATCGATCTGTTTGGCCGCCTGGCCCGGGAGCGTGAGGCGGCCGAGGCCTTCCTGCTGGAGAATGTCTTCAGCCAGGATGCCGTGCGGCTGAACCTCATCGCCGATGTGGTCACCACCTACTTCGACCTGCGGGCGGCCCAGCAACAGCTGGCCATCACGGAGAACACCCTGGTCTCCCGGGAGGAGACCTACGCCCTGGAGCGGGTGCGTTACGAGGCGGGTGAAACCGACGAGCTGACGCTGCGCCAGGCGGAGGCCGAACTGCAGAGCACTCGGGCGGAGATCCCCCTGCGCCAGGAGCAGGTGAGCACCTTGGAGGGGGTGCTGGGCGTGCTGGTGGGTATGAGCCCCGCGGAGCTGATGACCCTCGATGAGATGGACCTGGGCGAGTACACGCCACTGGAGGCCATTCACCTGCCGGAGGACCTGCCCGCAACCCTGCCCTCAGAACTGCTGGAGCGGCGGCCGGATGTGCGGGCGGCCGAGGCCGAACTGATGGCCGCCACCGCAGCCATCGGCGTTGCGCAGGCGGAACGCCTGCCCCGGCTAAACCTCACCGCCCTGCTCGGCACGGCGGCCACCGACACCAGCGACTTATTCACCGGGGCCGCGGAGACCTGGGGCCTGGGGAGCTCGGTGGCGGGGCCACTGTTCGATTTCGGTCGCGGGCGCGCCGGGGTGGAGGCCGCCGAGGCCATGGCGGCGCAATCACGTGCCCGGTATCAGGCCACCGTGATCAGCGCCTTCAACGAGGTGCGCGACGCCCTGAGCCTGTACCGCACCAGCAGCCAGCGGGCTCAGGCTATCCGAGCGCAGGTGGCGGCGGTGGAGCGCACCTCGCAGCTGGCCGAACTGCGCTATCAGGAGGGCTTCATCGGCTTTATCGAGGTGCTCGACGCCCAACGCAGCCTGCTGGCCGCGGAGCTGGCCCTGGCCGAGGCGGTGCGCGACCAGCTGAACGCTACCGCCACCCTGTTCAAGGCCCTGGGGGGCGGCTGGGCGCAGCCGGACCCGCCGGCGGACGACGCACGCGACGAGCCCGGCTGA
- a CDS encoding LysR family transcriptional regulator: MDRLLAMEAFVAVVEAGSFVAASERLGRATSTTSRQVSELEAHLQARLFQRTTRRLTLTEQGQVFYRHCKDLLARLEEAEAEVGAGTGEPNGVLRVTAPVSFGTLHLAGLIPQFHARHPRVHLNLSLDDRQVDLMGEGHDLALRISRSLPEHLVARKLASVSIITCAAPGYLAQAGRPERPEALQAHTCLLYSQAEPYRTWTYQGPQGPIPVRVGGYLTANNGDVLRAAALAGDGIAQLPAFLVRDDLSAGRLVPLLPDYPLPPLGVYAVYPSRRYLPAKVRAFVDFLAETWRDTPTWEQGPAPD, encoded by the coding sequence ATGGACCGATTACTGGCAATGGAGGCCTTCGTCGCCGTGGTGGAGGCCGGCAGCTTCGTCGCCGCCAGCGAGCGTCTCGGCCGGGCCACGAGCACCACCTCCCGGCAGGTATCGGAGTTGGAGGCGCACCTGCAGGCCCGGTTGTTCCAGCGCACCACCCGGCGCCTGACGCTCACCGAGCAGGGACAGGTCTTTTACCGGCATTGCAAGGATCTGCTGGCGCGGCTCGAGGAGGCTGAGGCCGAGGTGGGGGCCGGCACAGGGGAACCGAACGGGGTGTTGCGGGTGACCGCCCCGGTCTCCTTCGGCACCCTGCACCTGGCCGGTCTGATCCCGCAATTCCATGCCCGGCACCCCCGCGTGCATCTGAACCTGTCACTGGACGACCGCCAGGTGGATCTGATGGGCGAGGGCCATGACCTGGCGCTGCGCATCAGCCGCTCGCTGCCGGAGCATCTGGTGGCCCGCAAGCTGGCGTCGGTCAGCATCATCACCTGCGCGGCACCGGGTTATCTGGCCCAAGCGGGTCGGCCGGAGCGGCCGGAGGCCCTGCAGGCGCACACCTGCCTGCTCTACTCCCAGGCCGAACCCTACCGCACCTGGACCTATCAGGGCCCGCAGGGGCCGATACCGGTCCGGGTCGGCGGCTACCTGACCGCCAACAACGGGGACGTGCTGCGCGCAGCGGCCTTGGCCGGTGATGGCATCGCCCAGCTCCCGGCCTTTCTGGTCCGTGACGACCTGTCAGCCGGTCGCCTGGTCCCGCTGCTGCCCGACTACCCTCTGCCGCCGCTGGGGGTCTACGCCGTCTACCCCAGCCGGCGCTATCTGCCCGCCAAGGTCCGTGCCTTCGTGGACTTCCTCGCCGAGACCTGGCGTGACACGCCCACCTGGGAGCAGGGGCCGGCCCCCGACTGA
- a CDS encoding class I SAM-dependent methyltransferase — protein sequence MWDERYRAEDYFYGTDPNDFLAAEASHIPPGGRVLCLAEGEGRNAVWLARQGYRVTAVDASREGVRKGERLAGQHGVSVVWVHADLADYSIEPGCWDGIVGIFAHLPPALRRQVHGAAAAGLRPGGVVIIEAYTPRQLDYGTGGPPDPAMLVNLATLRADFPGLRPVIARERERAVIEGRGHTGLAHVVQWVARR from the coding sequence ATGTGGGACGAGCGGTATCGCGCAGAGGACTACTTCTACGGCACCGACCCCAACGACTTTCTCGCCGCCGAGGCGTCTCACATCCCCCCCGGCGGGCGGGTGCTTTGTCTGGCCGAGGGCGAGGGACGCAATGCCGTCTGGCTGGCCAGGCAGGGCTACCGGGTCACCGCAGTGGACGCCTCCAGGGAGGGGGTGCGCAAGGGGGAGCGCCTGGCCGGGCAACACGGGGTATCGGTGGTATGGGTGCACGCGGACCTGGCGGACTACAGCATCGAACCCGGCTGCTGGGACGGTATTGTCGGGATCTTCGCCCATCTGCCGCCGGCGCTACGCCGCCAGGTGCACGGTGCCGCTGCGGCCGGGCTGAGGCCCGGCGGGGTGGTGATCATTGAAGCCTACACCCCACGGCAACTGGACTACGGCACCGGCGGGCCACCTGATCCGGCCATGCTGGTGAACCTGGCCACCCTGCGTGCGGATTTCCCCGGCCTGAGACCGGTCATCGCCCGGGAACGCGAGCGGGCGGTGATCGAGGGTCGGGGCCATACCGGCCTGGCCCATGTGGTGCAGTGGGTGGCCCGGCGCTAG
- a CDS encoding c-type cytochrome — translation MTGSAAPGKRRAVPSAPPVHHRDRMGRGAVWPAVVLALTAGLAGCAQDEPGAERWYDEGQVVRGEALYQQYCAQCHGVAGDGAENWRQRDASGRTGPPPLNGTGHTWHHGKDELRHFIRHGLGPGMPPWRAVLSDDEVTAVIAYLQHWWPEEIYQAWQRYDARFREAGVDLGEEPVPQAHPQPPSSETPGGSPP, via the coding sequence GTGACTGGCAGCGCAGCCCCGGGTAAGCGGCGGGCCGTGCCGAGCGCGCCGCCGGTTCATCACCGTGACCGGATGGGGCGGGGCGCGGTATGGCCGGCCGTGGTGCTGGCCCTGACCGCCGGGCTCGCCGGCTGTGCCCAGGACGAGCCCGGCGCGGAACGCTGGTACGACGAAGGGCAGGTCGTACGCGGTGAGGCGCTCTATCAGCAATATTGCGCCCAATGCCACGGGGTGGCCGGGGACGGCGCGGAGAACTGGCGCCAGCGGGATGCCTCCGGGCGCACCGGCCCGCCACCGCTGAACGGCACCGGTCACACCTGGCACCATGGCAAAGACGAGCTGCGCCATTTCATTCGGCATGGCCTGGGGCCCGGCATGCCGCCCTGGCGCGCGGTACTGTCCGACGACGAGGTGACCGCGGTCATCGCCTACCTGCAGCATTGGTGGCCGGAGGAGATCTACCAGGCCTGGCAGCGCTACGATGCCCGCTTTCGCGAGGCCGGCGTGGACCTGGGGGAGGAGCCGGTACCGCAGGCCCATCCGCAGCCACCGTCATCCGAAACCCCGGGAGGGTCACCCCCCTGA
- a CDS encoding YceI family protein, whose product MTHSLKRILTRSRAIAAAVSLVGLLAFTAPAVAGDEVYDLDPAHSFVTFSISHLGFSFIEGRFNELEGEFVYDPEAPENSRVTMEVATASIDTNHAERDRHLRGEDFLHVSEYPVARFETTGFEPDGEDGRLLGELTLHGETRPIEVDVTFVGAGEDPWGGYRRGYVGTTTIKRSDFGMDYDLGPDADEMRLRFVLEGIRQ is encoded by the coding sequence ATGACGCACTCGCTCAAGCGGATCCTGACCCGTTCACGCGCGATAGCCGCGGCGGTCTCGCTGGTCGGCCTGCTCGCCTTCACCGCTCCGGCCGTGGCCGGCGACGAGGTCTACGACCTGGATCCGGCCCACAGTTTCGTGACCTTCAGCATCTCGCACCTGGGCTTCTCCTTCATCGAGGGGCGCTTCAACGAGCTGGAGGGGGAGTTCGTCTATGATCCGGAGGCCCCGGAGAACAGCCGGGTCACCATGGAGGTGGCGACGGCCAGCATCGACACCAACCACGCCGAGCGGGACCGCCACCTGCGGGGCGAGGATTTCCTCCATGTCTCCGAATACCCGGTGGCCCGGTTTGAGACCACCGGCTTCGAGCCCGACGGTGAGGACGGGCGACTGCTGGGTGAGCTGACCCTCCACGGCGAGACCCGGCCCATCGAGGTGGACGTGACGTTTGTCGGCGCCGGGGAGGACCCCTGGGGCGGCTACCGCCGCGGTTACGTGGGCACCACCACCATCAAGCGCAGCGATTTCGGCATGGACTACGACCTGGGTCCGGACGCCGATGAGATGCGCCTGCGCTTCGTGCTCGAGGGCATCCGCCAATAG
- a CDS encoding SDR family NAD(P)-dependent oxidoreductase, which translates to MSRESMEWSLVTGGGTGLGRALALALAARGQRVIITGRRPGPLEATATAAPDGAVVPVPADVAQEEGRQRIGQAVDQHAPNGLRFLIHNAGTIDPIGPLTELDPEQWRRSQAINVEGPLFLTRSLLSRLPAGSRVLHISSGAAHSPIPGWGAYCTAKAALHMLYQCLDGELRDRGIRVGSLRPGVVDTPMQAHIRASSEAAFPLVERFRALHREGELRSAEEVADFACWVLSATDDDRYASSEWNISDPEQTRDWQRSPG; encoded by the coding sequence ATGAGTAGGGAATCAATGGAATGGAGCCTGGTCACGGGCGGCGGCACCGGTCTGGGCCGGGCGCTGGCGCTGGCGCTGGCCGCCCGGGGCCAGCGAGTCATCATCACCGGGCGCCGTCCCGGGCCGCTGGAGGCGACCGCGACCGCCGCGCCTGACGGGGCCGTGGTCCCGGTGCCGGCCGACGTGGCGCAGGAGGAGGGCCGCCAGCGGATCGGCCAGGCCGTCGACCAGCACGCGCCGAATGGCTTGCGTTTCCTTATTCACAATGCCGGCACCATCGACCCCATCGGGCCGTTGACCGAGCTCGATCCCGAGCAGTGGCGGAGGAGCCAGGCGATCAACGTAGAGGGGCCGCTGTTTCTCACCCGGTCCCTGTTGTCCCGCCTGCCCGCCGGCAGCCGGGTGCTGCACATCTCCTCCGGTGCCGCCCACAGCCCGATCCCCGGCTGGGGGGCCTACTGCACCGCCAAGGCCGCCCTGCACATGCTCTACCAGTGTCTGGACGGCGAGCTGCGTGACCGGGGCATCCGTGTCGGCAGCCTCCGCCCGGGGGTGGTGGACACCCCGATGCAGGCACACATCCGTGCCAGTTCCGAGGCGGCGTTCCCGCTGGTGGAGCGATTCCGTGCCCTGCACCGAGAGGGGGAGTTGCGGTCGGCCGAGGAGGTGGCCGACTTCGCCTGCTGGGTGCTCAGTGCCACCGACGACGACCGCTACGCATCGTCGGAGTGGAATATCTCCGACCCCGAGCAGACCCGTGACTGGCAGCGCAGCCCCGGGTAA